In the Glycine max cultivar Williams 82 chromosome 6, Glycine_max_v4.0, whole genome shotgun sequence genome, TAGTTTTGTCAAAAATGCTAAGTATATTGGAAAGCTGCaacgagaaaataaaaaatgcctAAACTGAAAACAGGGAATGTTATATATGGTTATGTTAGCTTGGGAGAAAGCAAAGTTGGAAAATAAGGTGTGGGTGCAATCGTATCAACTTCACATATATGGTTATGTTAGCTTGGGAGAAAGCAAAGTTGAGTAATTAACTAACCTAATATTTCTTCACTGCCCACTTCGTTTGTATCCAGAAACACTTGTCCCTGCTTCCTTCAACTTCTGGAATTGCATTGGCTTCTAGCACCATCATGCATGCAATAAGGACATATGATGTGTTTGTGAGCTTCCACGGTTTAGACACACGCAACAATTTTGCTGCTCTTCTTCTTCAAGCTCTCCATAGGAATGGCATTGATGCCTTCAACGATAATGTACATGTCATGAAAGGTGAATTCATTGAATCCGAGCTGTATATGGCCATTGATGGGTCTCGCAATTTCATTGTGGTCTTCACAAAGAACTATGCTTCCTCAACTTGGTGCTTGCACGAACTAGCACGGATCTGCATGAACATTGAAACATCAACAAGACGAATTCTGcccattttttatgttgttgatCCATTAAAAGTGCAAAAGCAGAGTGGATGTTATGAGAAAGCCTTTATGGATTACGAAGAAAGATTCAGAGGAGCTAAAGAGAGGGAGCAAGTATGGAGATGGAGAAAAGGTCTGAAACAAGTGTCACATCTCCCTTGTTTGCATATCCAAAATGAGTAAGTAGTCCTCTCTCATTTAACAAAAGAAATTCATTTCTTACATATATATGCACCAAGTTATCTACATGTGCATATATTTCCTCGCTTCTCAGTCATGCAGTTTTCATGAATTTACTATCCCTTTCTAAACTAGACTTGAGAGATATTGAAGAGATAACATGTTACACATGTTTAATACAAATAGTATTTTATAACAGAAGAAATACTTTTATTatgcaaataatattttaaaacataaaatgtactgttattttcttgtccaACACATGTacattttgttttggtttgCTAGGGTGATGATTTGGAATTCTTcattctctttaatttttcaGTCTACAACATTTACAACAGGCAGAGATCGAAGAAATTCTTCAAgagataataaatatattgaatttcTAATCTTCAAGTCTTCCAAATGATGATCTAGTTGGGATGAAATCTATTGTCAAAGAAGTATACTTGcacaaaattattgttttggTTGTCATAGGATACTTGTGTTAGatatcattctttttcttttggatgTAATGTTTGCCATAGGATGATACAATTTCTGATCCTTTTTTATGAAACTTAAACATAGCCTGTGAATTTATGTCTAATAAGCTTTTTCTTATTTGAATCAATTTATTAATGTATAATATTATGATCTTTAACTCTACATGACAGCATGAAGAGAAGTTGAAACAAAAGGATTCTTCATTTGAGCCAATCTGATAAAGTCATCTTTGTCTCCTACTTTCAAGTAATCTGTTTCAGATTTTTATCTGAACAGACTATGCCCTGTTCTTTGACTCTTACATTTGAGGGCTTGACTAGTATTTTCATGGAGACTGTTACTGGACAAATTGCCTTCATGTGAACAACTTCATCAAAGACATGTTCAGATTCAAAACTTAGAAGcttcttgttatttttgttactCGAGAAAGGAAACCACGCAATACTTATTTCTCATGCGTTCTGAGACTATTCAGATCGatgtttttctttccttcatGGTTTCGTTGGCAGCTCGACTAGCGTCTCTCTGACATGCTACTGTCGCCGTCCACGCTTACTCTAACTGGTGCTTAACTCATCCGTCACTTCACCAAAGCCTCCCCATATCGTCACGCGCGTGTAGGTTGCAAGATCTACAGTAGTGTGAAGGTTTTCTCTAATTTATGCTCCAGTTGGGTTTCTGTGTTTGGGGTTATGgggttcttttttaattttgattcgtATGTGATTTTTAGCTTTTGACTACCGACATCTCTATCACATTCTCCTATTCTTTGTGTTACTGAAATCTTGACTGAAGATGAATATGATTCTTTTGTGAAGTTTCACTGTCTCTTTTTGAAATCGTGATATTGAGTACAATTTAAGGACCTGAGGGTCCAGAGGAAGTGAAAGAAATTCTTCAGGGATTGTTGTGTGGCAAATTTCGGTTGAGAAAACATGAGTTGGTGCAGGAGGAAGAGAATATTTTCCTTTATCTTCAACCTATCTCAAGCAACATGggtccttgatttttttttctttaggatCTTCTACCTACAActtgaaaataatttctaaattttactGATATGTGCTtgctatatttcatttttttttttttttgcatcattttttccattttaataaCTATTTCCTCTTGTATCCTCAGACTCTGGTGCCAGACCACCCTCATTCAATGCAAAATCATGAGGCTTTAATCATTGGGTATCTTTTACTCTAGGTAAAAagctttttactatttttacatGTTATATCCAGACTGTGGATTTGATTACATTTCAATAAACATAGCTTTGGCTCTGAACAATCTTAACAGGACAAACTCAAATGCATTAAGTGTATGTTTGGATGATTAATTACATTTAGTTACTGAAATATTGCAAATTTTGAGCCTGAGTATGGACTAGATCCAATGCTTCATTTCGCTTTGGTTGGATCTGAGCGGCAAGTCAGAATTCAAGGTAGAGCTAGCAATTGGCAGGACAAACTTGTGGTGACCTCAACACGTTCTGTGGAATAGGATGCATTCCCAAATGATTATCTTGTTGGGATGGAATCCCGTATTGAAGAATTAGAAAAGCTTTTAATGTTCAGATCAATTAATGTCGTTCGAGTTGTCGGATTTAGTAGGATGGGTGGAATAGGAGAGACAACTCTTTGTATGAAAGAATCTATCATCAGTATAATGTTCATTGTTTTATTGACGTTGTGGGTAAAATTTATCTCATTTTCAACACATCAGGTGTACAAAAACAATTGCCTTCTCAGTgcctaaaggaaaaaaatgtagaGGTTTGCATACAAGAGCACTAATATTACTTGATAATGTTGATCGAGTTGAACAACTAAATTTGTTTACTGGTAATAGAGAGACTCTATTACGGCAATGCCTAGGTGGAGGGAGTAGAATCATTGTAATTTCTAGGGATGAACATATACTGAAGACACATGGAATACGTAGATGATGTGCACCAAGTCAAGTTGTTGGATAAAGAAGCCGTTCAGTTGTTTTGCATAAATGCTTTCAAAGGTTATTATATTGAGACTTGAGAGTGATTATGAAACACTAACACGTGAAGCACTATCACATGCTCAAGGCcatctcattgtcttttgaaatGGGAACATAATATTCCGCTTCTTTTCCATGGAGATCTAGTCATGGATGATTCAGATCACATGTGGCTATTTTATATCACTCGACAAGATTTCATTGAATTATATAAATTGGGAGGGAAACGTTCTGGTGATTTTGAATTTAGAATACATGATGATTGATAGAGCAGAGATGAAACGATTGTAATAAGGTATTTTATTGAATGTGTGAATAATGGAAAACTGAATACAAACCAGAGCCAAGCTCCTCAGCAGAGAACAAACTCTCTAACTGCCTAACCACAAGGGCGAAAGCAAAATGAATAATCTCCCCCATAACTAATTCCCACTACTCTACTTATTGAGGGAATATCCTAACCGAATGCCACCTCAGCTATCACACTTTCTTTGTGACTCCTTTCTTAATCCTTCTTTCATACACGCGCCAAACTTTGGGCTCAACATTCTTTTTGTTAACCAATACTTCACCTTCACTACTAACAGACCCACTTCTATCATCACCCCCTCCTGCAACAACAGCCTTGTCCTCAAGGCTGAAATCTGGGAATTGACTCTTTAACAATAATTCCTCTTCCCATGTGGCATCTCCAATATCCATGCCTTCCCACTGCACCAGCCATTCCCTAGTATGTTTTCCAGCATCAAATTTGTCTCTCCACGACAACAGCTTGGCAGGAACCAc is a window encoding:
- the LOC100786193 gene encoding disease resistance protein RPV1 isoform X3, with protein sequence MVRKKHLSLLPSTSGIALASSTIMHAIRTYDVFVSFHGLDTRNNFAALLLQALHRNGIDAFNDNVHVMKGEFIESELYMAIDGSRNFIVVFTKNYASSTWCLHELARICMNIETSTRRILPIFYVVDPLKVQKQSGCYEKAFMDYEERFRGAKEREQVWRWRKGLKQVSHLPCLHIQNDMKRS
- the LOC100786193 gene encoding disease resistance protein RPV1 isoform X1, whose protein sequence is MVRKKHLSLLPSTSGIALASSTIMHAIRTYDVFVSFHGLDTRNNFAALLLQALHRNGIDAFNDNVHVMKGEFIESELYMAIDGSRNFIVVFTKNYASSTWCLHELARICMNIETSTRRILPIFYVVDPLKVQKQSGCYEKAFMDYEERFRGAKEREQVWRWRKGLKQVSHLPCLHIQNDLQHLQQAEIEEILQEIINILNF
- the LOC100786193 gene encoding disease resistance protein L6 isoform X2 is translated as MVRKKHLSLLPSTSGIALASSTIMHAIRTYDVFVSFHGLDTRNNFAALLLQALHRNGIDAFNDNVHVMKGEFIESELYMAIDGSRNFIVVFTKNYASSTWCLHELARICMNIETSTRRILPIFYVVDPLKVQKQSGCYEKAFMDYEERFRGAKEREQVWRWRKGLKQVSHLPCLHIQNELWCQTTLIQCKIMRL